The bacterium (Candidatus Blackallbacteria) CG13_big_fil_rev_8_21_14_2_50_49_14 sequence CCGACTTTTCAAGACGCCAGAGGTAATCTGGGGGTAACCCCTGTTTCGTTAGGTCACTTGGTCGGATCAAGCCTTGTTTTCGAGCTAGTTTGAGAACTTTTTGGGTGACAGACGTGGATTCAGGCATATAAATTAAACCCAGATATAAAATATATTTCTCTATGGATTATATTTATAATAATAGCATAAAAGCCAATCTGGGATTAAATAGGCCGTGAAAGATTATTTGTCATCGGACCTCAGCTTAACAGACGCTTTCACTTTTTCCCTGGTTTCCGTGGACGGCGGCGGATCTCTAAAAACCGCTTTTTTTCCTCGTTGGGGAGTGCGTCATAAAAGCTCTTGACCAACTCCATAAAAGGACGGGTTAAAAAGTTTTTGAGGTTGTATTGGTAAATGCGTGTGTTTCCAAGTTTTTCAGACACGAGAATACCCGCTCTCTCATAGCGTTCGAGCTGCTTTTGAACCTGACTCACGGAGATTTCAAAATCATGGGCAATGGCCGAAGCGTAGGTCTTCCCATAATGGTGTAAATGCAAAAATACCCGCATGGCAGTGGGGCTGCCTAAAATAGTGTCTAACATAGTCTTAGCATAAGGGAATTTGAGTTGATTTGTAAACCTACTTAATAGGTTGATTAACCTATTAAGTAGGTTTTATTTATTAATGTGACTCTCTTGGTTGTTAAAGTCATTTCGAATATTTCGATTAAAGTGTTATGATATGAACGAACAGCTATAAAGTAGCACTGTGAATATTGAGAGGGATGCGTATGATAGGTGCCCTTGCGGAACTGGTAAAGCCAACCGAAGCTGAGTCTCAACAGGCCAAAGAGACCAGTCGTCTCTTGGCTCGTCTCCTGCCTCAACACTCTGAAGATCTTCAACTTCAGGCAACGGACGTTCAGGGACAGAAACAAGCGATACTTTTGCCCGCCTCGGCTGTCAAACTCCTGGTTTTTCTGCTTGCTGAGATGGCTCAAGGCCATGCTGTTACACTGGTTCCCTATCATGCAGAATTGACGACTCAACAAGCAGCGGATTTTTTAAATGTTTCAAGGCCCTATCTGGTGAAACTTCTGGAGAGAGGCGAGATGCCCTTTCATAAAACAGGCAAGCATCGCCGAGTACGCTTTGAAGATCTTCTTGCTTATCAGCAGAGGTTGAGAGAGGCCCGCTCACAGGCTTTAGATCAGCTGACCGCTGAAGCTCAAGAGTTGGATCTCGGATACTGAAGTCAGTGGCCTTTTCGGTTCTCTTTGATGCCTGCGTTTTCTTCCCGGCCCCTCTGCGATATTTTTTGCTGACACTGGCGGAAACTGAACTGTTTCGCCCCAAATGGACTCAGCAGATTCATGATGAGTGGGTACGGAATTTACTTTTAAGTAGACCGGAACTCGATCCCGAGCGTCTGAAGCGGATCTATCATACCATGGACACCTTTTTCCCAGATTCTCTGATTGAAGGGTATGAAGACTTGATTTCCAGTCTGAGTCTTCTGGATGAAATTGACCGCCATGTCCTGGCCGCAGCGATTCGGGGTCGTAGTGAAATCATCGTGACTTTAAATCTGAAAGATTTTCCTGATGATTTTGTACTCAATACCATGGAACTGGGCATGGAATCTGTACTCATGGCGATTCGTAAACAGCGTGCTCGTCTCAAAAATCCCTTGATGCTCAATACCCACCTGAAAGCTAATGTTTATAAGATTGAGGGTATTGAGATGTAATACGTTGAATTTGCCAACGCCCACTTTTTAAGCGCAGATAAAAGAAAACATCTTCATGTTCCGCAGGAGATACGATGCTTTCGAATTTGGACTTCACAATTACTAAACCATTTTCAACACCGTCTATTTGTCGATGCAACTCTTTTGAGCAAACTAACTGGGACATGCCCTGATCTAATGTGTCATTGCCTTCCTGAATAAAAACCAAGGCTTTTTGCTCGCAGTTTTTTTCATTTTGTTGATTATGAATATCCCTAAGAAAATTCCCTACAGTCTCTAAAGCCGCAGCATATTTCTGCAAAAGTTGAGCATCGGGAGAGGAAAGGGTTCTGGTTTC is a genomic window containing:
- a CDS encoding DNA-binding protein → MIGALAELVKPTEAESQQAKETSRLLARLLPQHSEDLQLQATDVQGQKQAILLPASAVKLLVFLLAEMAQGHAVTLVPYHAELTTQQAADFLNVSRPYLVKLLERGEMPFHKTGKHRRVRFEDLLAYQQRLREARSQALDQLTAEAQELDLGY
- a CDS encoding PIN domain-containing protein, producing the protein MLKSVAFSVLFDACVFFPAPLRYFLLTLAETELFRPKWTQQIHDEWVRNLLLSRPELDPERLKRIYHTMDTFFPDSLIEGYEDLISSLSLLDEIDRHVLAAAIRGRSEIIVTLNLKDFPDDFVLNTMELGMESVLMAIRKQRARLKNPLMLNTHLKANVYKIEGIEM